In the genome of Desulfuromonas sp. DDH964, one region contains:
- a CDS encoding rubrerythrin family protein, translating to MVDMNGSKTQKNLQEAFAGESQANRKYLAFAKKAEQEGYLQVAKLFRAAAEAETVHAHAHLRVLGGIGSTAANLREAVSGETFEFTKMYPEMIREASSEGFDTALRSFTYANDVEKVHAQLYQRALDNLGKNTAVDYYVCQVCGNTIEGAPEGPCEVCASAPSALRKID from the coding sequence ATGGTAGACATGAACGGAAGCAAGACCCAGAAGAATCTGCAGGAGGCTTTTGCCGGCGAGTCGCAGGCCAACCGCAAGTATCTTGCCTTTGCCAAAAAGGCCGAGCAGGAAGGGTATCTGCAGGTCGCCAAACTGTTTCGTGCTGCGGCAGAAGCGGAAACGGTGCATGCCCATGCCCACCTGCGCGTTCTTGGCGGGATCGGTTCGACGGCGGCCAACCTGCGCGAGGCGGTCTCCGGGGAGACCTTTGAATTCACCAAGATGTACCCCGAGATGATCCGTGAGGCGTCCAGTGAAGGGTTTGACACCGCTCTGCGCAGTTTCACCTATGCCAATGATGTGGAGAAGGTGCATGCGCAGCTCTACCAGCGGGCCCTCGATAACCTTGGCAAGAACACAGCGGTCGATTATTATGTCTGTCAGGTCTGCGGCAACACCATCGAGGGGGCTCCTGAAGGGCCCTGTGAGGTTTGCGCTTCGGCGCCGAGCGCCCTCCGCAAGATCGATTAA
- a CDS encoding PEGA domain-containing protein codes for MLKKLLALMVLTFFTSACANQALILSEPVGAAVTVDGQRIGVTPCKYEYANSTGSSFAVTVEKPGYEAIEYQIKADETDVSARNGWLAAGLVWSPLWLGAFFTKKLKDSYNFVMRKAMPQLTAQATVPGEERRF; via the coding sequence ATGCTGAAGAAACTGCTCGCCCTGATGGTCCTAACCTTTTTTACCAGTGCCTGTGCCAACCAGGCCCTGATCCTTTCGGAGCCGGTCGGCGCCGCAGTGACAGTCGATGGTCAGCGGATCGGGGTGACGCCCTGCAAGTACGAATATGCCAACAGCACCGGCAGCTCCTTCGCCGTGACCGTGGAGAAACCGGGCTACGAAGCGATCGAATACCAGATCAAGGCGGACGAGACCGATGTCTCGGCCCGCAACGGCTGGCTGGCGGCCGGCCTGGTCTGGAGCCCGCTCTGGCTCGGCGCCTTCTTCACCAAGAAGTTGAAGGACAGCTACAACTTCGTGATGCGCAAAGCGATGCCGCAGCTGACCGCCCAGGCGACCGTCCCCGGGGAGGAACGGCGTTTCTGA
- a CDS encoding TRAP transporter substrate-binding protein codes for MKRLFPLLLFPVLLGLVLAGPALGEDKPDPLAAWKPKFDPAGAAYTYILSNVSHPAIEGVGVGYRIRDRVWELSKGRLYVDFRPLAQLGGEKDVISKLKLGAVQGMLSSSVAAANVADRLGIVNLPYVIDTFDKLDKFRSTPELWQPFSEAALAQGIMVPDITGYGTYGWATTTPVRNLNDAKTVNFRIAEAPVNADIYKAWGLKFTVMPWPDVPQALQTGVINGLDHTPTVCNITKKFTIAKYFTEVNYAQGLFVHLMNKRWFDKLPADLQQVLMQAITEESAKTRTATRQQQADQIARAKEAGVEFIHLADADRAQLIKEAAPVYQAWGEKIGADYLNQVRTTLGN; via the coding sequence ATGAAAAGACTGTTTCCCCTGCTTCTGTTTCCGGTCCTCCTCGGCCTGGTTCTGGCCGGCCCTGCCCTCGGTGAGGACAAGCCCGACCCGCTGGCGGCCTGGAAACCGAAGTTTGACCCCGCCGGCGCCGCGTACACCTACATCCTCTCCAACGTCTCCCACCCGGCGATCGAAGGGGTCGGGGTCGGCTACCGGATCCGCGACCGGGTCTGGGAACTCTCCAAGGGGCGCCTTTATGTCGACTTCCGCCCGCTGGCCCAACTCGGCGGCGAGAAGGACGTGATCAGCAAGCTCAAGCTCGGCGCGGTCCAGGGGATGCTGAGCTCCTCGGTCGCCGCCGCCAACGTCGCCGACCGCCTCGGTATCGTCAACCTCCCCTATGTCATCGACACCTTCGACAAGCTCGATAAATTCCGCAGCACGCCGGAGCTCTGGCAGCCCTTCAGTGAGGCGGCCCTCGCCCAGGGGATCATGGTCCCCGACATCACCGGCTACGGCACCTACGGCTGGGCCACCACCACTCCGGTGCGCAACCTCAACGACGCCAAGACCGTCAATTTCCGCATCGCCGAAGCTCCGGTCAACGCCGACATCTACAAGGCCTGGGGCCTCAAGTTCACCGTCATGCCCTGGCCCGACGTGCCCCAGGCGCTGCAGACCGGGGTCATCAACGGCCTTGACCACACCCCCACCGTCTGCAACATCACCAAGAAATTCACCATCGCCAAGTACTTCACCGAGGTCAACTACGCCCAGGGGCTCTTCGTTCACCTGATGAACAAGCGCTGGTTCGACAAGCTCCCCGCCGATCTGCAGCAGGTCCTGATGCAGGCGATCACCGAGGAGAGCGCCAAGACCCGGACGGCGACCCGTCAGCAGCAGGCCGACCAGATCGCCAGGGCCAAGGAAGCCGGCGTCGAGTTCATCCACCTGGCGGATGCCGACCGCGCCCAGCTGATCAAGGAGGCGGCCCCGGTCTACCAGGCCTGGGGTGAAAAGATCGGCGCCGATTACCTCAACCAGGTACGCACTACCCTCGGCAACTGA
- the uvrA gene encoding excinuclease ABC subunit UvrA has product MTNKIIIKGACEHNLKCIDVEIPRDQLVVITGVSGSGKSTLAFDTIYAEGQRRYVESLSAYARQFLEQMDKPDVESIEGLSPAISIEQKTTSKNPRSTVGTVTEIYDYLRLLFARVGRVHCHQCGKEIASQTVEQMVDHILAWPEKTRLLLLAPIVRGRKGEYRKELKQLQADGFVRVRIDGEIYELAETPELDKKKQHTIEVVVDRLVLKEEVRTRLADSLETALRLAEGLVRVEVVGGESLVFSQQHACVDCGISYPEITPRMFSFNNPFGACPACAGLGTRMYFDPEQVVPNPALSLREGAIAPWESRTGFYYQQLLEALADHYGFDINVPFAQLPEKLQTVLLHGSGKEEVRFYFDQGGRRHFYHKVFEGVIPNLERRYHETDSENVRENLERFMNVMPCPTCEGARLKKESLFVRIGGRSIREVTALSIVEAERYFSELELTAKEQEIARRILKEVRERLSFLTHVGLDYLTLDRTAGTLSGGEGQRIRLATQVGSSLVGVLYILDEPSIGLHQRDNRRLLDTLKRLRDLGNTVLVVEHDEETILEADHVIDMGPAAGVHGGEVVAQGTPQEILADPRSLTGRYLSGELSIPVPAGRRKSERSLTIRGARENNLKGVDVAIPLGVMTCVTGVSGSGKSTLILDTLYKALAQRLYRAKEKAGKVDDILGLEYLDKVIDIDQSPIGRTPRSNPATYTGVFTDIRDLFAQLPEAKIRGYKPGRFSFNVKGGRCEACQGDGIIKIEMHFLPDIYVQCEVCKGARYNRETLEVRYKGTNIAELLDMTANQAAKFLENIPRIRNKLETLRDVGLGYIKLGQSATTLSGGEAQRVKLAKELGKRATGRTIYILDEPTTGLHFADIQKLLDVLQRLVESGNTVVIIEHNLDVIKTADHLIDLGPEGGSRGGEVVAVGTPEEVARSSRSHTGRYLRAYLDL; this is encoded by the coding sequence ATGACCAACAAGATCATTATCAAGGGCGCCTGCGAGCACAACCTCAAGTGCATCGACGTCGAAATCCCCCGTGACCAGCTGGTGGTGATCACCGGCGTCTCCGGCTCGGGCAAGTCGACGCTGGCCTTCGACACCATCTACGCCGAGGGGCAGCGCCGTTACGTCGAGTCTCTTTCCGCCTATGCCCGCCAGTTCCTGGAGCAGATGGACAAGCCCGACGTCGAGTCGATCGAGGGGTTGTCGCCGGCGATCTCCATCGAGCAGAAGACCACTTCGAAGAACCCGCGCTCGACCGTTGGCACCGTCACCGAGATCTACGACTACCTGCGGCTCCTCTTCGCCCGGGTCGGTCGCGTCCATTGCCACCAGTGCGGCAAGGAGATCGCCAGCCAGACCGTCGAGCAGATGGTCGACCACATCCTCGCCTGGCCGGAAAAGACCCGGCTGTTGCTCCTCGCGCCGATCGTGCGCGGGCGAAAGGGAGAATACCGCAAGGAGCTGAAGCAGCTGCAGGCGGACGGTTTCGTGCGGGTGCGTATCGACGGGGAAATCTACGAGCTCGCCGAGACGCCGGAACTCGACAAGAAGAAGCAGCATACGATCGAGGTGGTCGTCGACCGCCTGGTCCTCAAGGAGGAGGTCCGTACCCGCCTCGCCGATTCACTGGAGACAGCCCTGCGCCTCGCCGAGGGGCTGGTGCGGGTGGAGGTGGTCGGCGGCGAGTCGCTGGTCTTCTCCCAGCAGCACGCCTGCGTCGACTGCGGCATCTCCTACCCGGAGATCACGCCGCGGATGTTCTCCTTCAACAACCCCTTCGGCGCCTGTCCCGCCTGTGCGGGCTTAGGCACCCGGATGTACTTCGACCCGGAGCAGGTCGTCCCCAACCCGGCGCTTTCGCTGCGCGAAGGGGCGATTGCCCCCTGGGAGAGCCGCACCGGGTTTTACTACCAGCAACTGCTGGAAGCACTGGCCGATCATTACGGTTTCGATATCAATGTCCCCTTTGCCCAGCTCCCCGAAAAGCTGCAGACAGTCCTGCTGCACGGCTCGGGGAAGGAGGAGGTGCGCTTTTACTTCGACCAGGGGGGGCGGCGCCATTTCTACCACAAGGTCTTCGAAGGGGTGATCCCCAACCTCGAGCGGCGCTACCACGAGACTGACTCGGAGAATGTGCGCGAGAATCTCGAGCGCTTCATGAACGTCATGCCCTGCCCGACCTGCGAGGGGGCGCGACTGAAAAAGGAATCGCTCTTCGTGCGGATTGGCGGACGCAGCATCCGCGAAGTGACGGCGCTCTCCATCGTCGAGGCGGAGCGCTATTTCAGCGAACTGGAGCTGACCGCCAAGGAGCAGGAGATCGCCCGGCGGATCCTCAAGGAGGTCCGCGAACGCCTCTCCTTTCTCACCCACGTCGGTCTCGACTACCTGACCCTCGATCGCACCGCCGGTACCCTCTCCGGCGGCGAAGGGCAGCGCATCCGCCTCGCGACCCAGGTCGGTTCCTCCCTGGTCGGCGTCCTTTATATCCTCGACGAGCCCTCCATCGGCCTCCACCAGCGCGACAACCGGCGCCTTCTCGACACCCTGAAAAGGCTGCGCGACCTCGGCAACACCGTCCTGGTGGTCGAGCATGACGAGGAGACGATTCTCGAAGCCGACCATGTCATCGACATGGGGCCGGCGGCCGGGGTGCACGGCGGCGAGGTGGTCGCCCAGGGGACGCCGCAGGAGATCCTCGCCGATCCGCGCTCCCTCACCGGCCGCTATCTCTCCGGCGAGCTGTCGATCCCGGTTCCGGCCGGGCGGCGCAAGAGCGAGCGCTCGCTCACCATTCGCGGCGCACGGGAGAACAACCTGAAGGGGGTCGATGTTGCCATTCCCCTCGGGGTGATGACCTGCGTCACCGGGGTCTCCGGTTCCGGCAAGTCGACGCTGATTCTCGATACCCTCTACAAGGCCCTCGCCCAGCGCCTCTACCGGGCCAAGGAGAAGGCGGGCAAGGTCGACGACATCCTCGGGCTCGAATATCTCGACAAGGTGATCGACATCGATCAGTCGCCGATCGGGCGCACCCCGCGCAGCAACCCGGCCACCTACACCGGGGTCTTCACCGACATCCGCGACCTCTTCGCCCAGCTGCCGGAGGCGAAAATCCGCGGCTACAAGCCGGGCCGCTTCTCCTTCAACGTCAAGGGGGGGCGCTGCGAGGCGTGCCAGGGGGACGGCATCATCAAGATCGAGATGCACTTTCTCCCCGACATCTATGTCCAGTGCGAGGTCTGCAAGGGGGCACGTTACAACCGTGAGACCCTGGAGGTGCGCTACAAGGGGACGAACATCGCCGAGCTGCTCGATATGACGGCGAACCAGGCCGCGAAATTCCTGGAGAATATCCCGCGGATCAGGAACAAGCTGGAGACACTGCGCGATGTCGGGCTCGGCTACATCAAGCTCGGCCAGAGCGCCACCACCCTCTCCGGTGGCGAGGCACAGCGCGTCAAGCTCGCCAAGGAGCTCGGCAAGCGCGCTACCGGCCGCACAATCTATATCCTCGACGAACCGACCACCGGTCTCCACTTCGCCGATATCCAGAAACTGCTCGATGTCCTGCAGCGGTTGGTGGAGAGCGGCAACACGGTGGTGATCATCGAGCACAACCTCGATGTGATCAAGACCGCCGATCACCTCATCGATCTCGGTCCTGAGGGGGGGAGCCGGGGGGGCGAGGTGGTTGCGGTCGGGACCCCGGAGGAGGTCGCACGCTCTTCCCGCAGCCATACCGGTCGCTACCTGCGCGCCTATCTCGACCTCTGA
- a CDS encoding TRAP transporter small permease, with the protein MLKKTFSTIDRGLAFIEDWTLFLTVATALVSAMANVILRKLTNDVNLYWSDEVVRKVIFISTYIGCVAAIRHRSLIRIDALPQLLPILKKPLNILSHLVVLVFSGTVFWLGLQLTRMMYLDTYARTATLGIAEWYFYAILPLMGVMMVVRTLLVMIEDLRGGGSPS; encoded by the coding sequence ATGCTGAAGAAAACCTTTTCCACCATCGATCGGGGCCTGGCGTTCATTGAGGACTGGACCCTCTTCCTTACCGTGGCTACCGCCCTGGTCTCGGCGATGGCGAACGTCATCCTGCGCAAGCTGACCAACGACGTCAACCTCTACTGGTCCGACGAGGTGGTGCGCAAGGTCATCTTCATCTCCACCTATATCGGCTGCGTCGCCGCCATCCGCCACCGCTCGCTGATCCGCATCGATGCCCTGCCGCAGCTGCTGCCGATCCTGAAGAAACCGCTTAACATCCTCAGCCACCTGGTGGTGCTAGTCTTTTCCGGCACGGTCTTCTGGCTCGGCCTGCAGCTGACCCGGATGATGTACCTCGACACCTATGCCAGAACCGCCACCCTCGGCATTGCCGAATGGTACTTCTACGCCATCCTCCCCCTGATGGGAGTGATGATGGTGGTGCGCACGCTGCTGGTGATGATCGAAGACCTGCGTGGGGGAGGGAGTCCGTCATGA
- a CDS encoding TRAP transporter large permease produces MTVNYLMIAALLLGTMAATVPVFMALFFTGLVGLVWGVGIDPQIVIEVLYRSMDKFALIVVLFFVLCGNIMTTGSIVQKLIKTANVLVGFLPGGLAMAGILACGFFGAISGSTVATVVAIGGFMIPALIENNYDEKFSVGVMTTAPILGIVIPPSIAMILYAMVTNDPLEALFLTGFIPGLLIIAGMSLYAYVYCKRQNLPTRERPSLKEILSVLKESAWALFLPVLIFGGIYSGLFTANEAAVVACFYAFFVEIVIHRDMKLRDVKKVIVSSAITSATLLVIVAGASVFGEYLTFEQIPNQIANAVVANIQSPWVFLLAVNIMLLMIGMFMDIISATLILTPIFLPLLHKFGINTMHFGLLMTINLGIGYCTPPLGVSLYISGAVVDRDLVYVSKAVLPFLLIQIAILLVLTFWPDLVLLLPRLVYG; encoded by the coding sequence ATGACCGTCAACTACCTGATGATCGCGGCACTCCTTCTCGGCACCATGGCGGCCACCGTGCCGGTCTTCATGGCCCTCTTTTTCACCGGGCTGGTCGGCCTGGTCTGGGGCGTCGGCATCGACCCGCAGATCGTCATTGAGGTCCTCTACCGCAGCATGGACAAGTTTGCCCTGATCGTGGTCCTCTTCTTCGTCCTCTGCGGCAACATCATGACCACCGGCAGCATCGTACAGAAGCTGATCAAGACCGCCAATGTGCTGGTCGGGTTTCTTCCCGGCGGCCTGGCGATGGCCGGTATCCTCGCCTGCGGTTTTTTCGGCGCCATTTCCGGCTCGACGGTCGCCACCGTGGTCGCCATCGGCGGGTTCATGATCCCGGCGCTGATCGAGAACAACTACGACGAGAAATTCAGCGTCGGCGTGATGACGACGGCGCCGATTCTCGGCATCGTCATTCCCCCCTCCATCGCCATGATTCTCTACGCCATGGTGACCAACGATCCCCTCGAGGCGCTCTTTTTGACCGGCTTCATCCCCGGGCTTCTCATCATCGCCGGGATGTCCCTCTATGCCTATGTCTACTGCAAGCGCCAAAACCTGCCGACCCGGGAACGCCCCTCCCTGAAGGAGATCCTTTCGGTTCTGAAAGAGAGTGCCTGGGCGCTCTTTTTGCCGGTTCTCATCTTCGGTGGCATCTACTCGGGCCTGTTCACCGCCAACGAGGCGGCGGTGGTCGCCTGCTTTTACGCCTTCTTCGTCGAGATCGTTATCCATCGCGACATGAAGCTGCGGGACGTCAAGAAGGTGATCGTCTCTTCCGCCATCACCTCGGCGACGCTGCTGGTGATCGTCGCCGGCGCTTCGGTTTTCGGCGAGTACCTGACTTTCGAACAGATCCCCAATCAGATTGCCAACGCCGTAGTTGCCAACATCCAGAGTCCCTGGGTCTTTCTGCTGGCGGTCAACATCATGCTGCTCATGATCGGCATGTTCATGGACATCATCTCGGCGACGCTGATCCTGACGCCGATCTTTTTGCCGCTGCTGCACAAGTTCGGCATCAATACCATGCATTTCGGCCTGCTGATGACCATCAACCTCGGGATCGGTTACTGTACCCCCCCCCTCGGGGTCAGTCTCTACATCTCCGGGGCGGTGGTCGATCGCGACTTGGTGTACGTCTCCAAGGCGGTCCTCCCTTTTCTCCTCATCCAGATCGCCATTCTCCTGGTTCTCACCTTCTGGCCGGATTTGGTGCTGTTGCTGCCGCGCCTGGTTTACGGCTGA
- a CDS encoding SurA N-terminal domain-containing protein — translation MKAGRIMVLALLLGVFAAPVRGEVVDGVAAVVNDRVVTTHQLDLALDAALQGKARPSGLELANLRSQLLSRLIEDSLVEQKIDELKLKVSDDEVEAAIRDVQKQNRLTREQLVAALEAQGMNFDVYKQSLGKQILRFKLIGREVQSKVEVTNQDLLDYFKEHIDDYREAPYMRISRITFPIPAGATAAERTAATAAATAARQQLLAGAEVAAVIEAEKGAGAEGGDMGIFKEGELAPVFDQAIRNLQQGEVSAVVPGPDGNLHLFRVDVRKPGTIRNFDSVKGEIEQTLLEQKREERFKEWAQGLKKDAYIDIRI, via the coding sequence ATGAAGGCAGGCAGAATCATGGTGCTGGCCCTGCTGCTCGGGGTGTTCGCAGCGCCGGTGCGGGGCGAGGTGGTCGATGGTGTCGCCGCGGTGGTCAATGACCGGGTCGTGACAACCCATCAGCTCGATCTAGCGCTGGACGCCGCCCTGCAGGGGAAAGCCAGGCCCAGCGGGCTGGAACTCGCCAACCTGCGCAGCCAGCTCCTCTCCCGGCTGATCGAGGACTCGCTGGTCGAGCAGAAGATTGACGAGCTCAAGCTGAAGGTCAGCGACGACGAAGTGGAGGCTGCGATCCGGGACGTCCAGAAGCAGAATCGCCTCACCCGCGAGCAACTGGTGGCGGCGCTGGAAGCCCAGGGAATGAACTTCGATGTCTACAAGCAGAGTCTCGGCAAGCAGATCCTGCGTTTCAAGCTGATCGGTCGCGAGGTGCAGAGCAAGGTCGAGGTGACCAACCAGGACCTGCTCGACTATTTCAAGGAGCACATCGACGACTATCGCGAAGCCCCCTACATGCGCATCAGCCGGATCACTTTCCCGATCCCGGCCGGGGCAACCGCCGCGGAGCGCACAGCGGCCACAGCAGCAGCCACGGCGGCCCGCCAGCAGCTCCTCGCCGGCGCCGAGGTCGCGGCCGTGATCGAGGCGGAAAAAGGGGCCGGGGCCGAAGGTGGCGATATGGGGATATTCAAGGAGGGGGAGCTGGCCCCGGTCTTCGACCAGGCGATCCGCAACCTGCAGCAGGGGGAGGTCAGCGCTGTCGTACCGGGGCCGGACGGCAATCTCCATCTCTTTCGGGTCGATGTCCGCAAGCCGGGGACGATCCGCAACTTCGATAGTGTCAAGGGGGAGATCGAGCAGACCCTGCTGGAACAGAAACGCGAGGAGCGTTTCAAGGAGTGGGCCCAGGGGTTGAAAAAGGATGCCTACATCGATATCCGGATCTGA
- the pdxA gene encoding 4-hydroxythreonine-4-phosphate dehydrogenase PdxA, protein MSRPLIITMGDPTGVGPEIIVKALLAGAFDPLARPLLVAGDPGCLQRAARLFGVAAELTVGDLASHRLHLGSRQLDIEALSTLPAENLVYGQPDAACGRAMVDYIEWACDRCIAGSAAGMVTAPISKAAIHAAGSPFPGHTELLADRCGVDKVVMMLAGARLKVCLVTTHLALSAVPAALSRAEILATLRVTDGDLRRFFGLAQPRLAVLALNPHAGEGGLFGDEEARLIRPAIAAAQEAGIAATGPHSADTLFHFAVQQQACDAVICMYHDQGLIPLKLLHFEDAVNVTLGLPIVRTSVDHGTAYDLAGSGRASRASLVAAVKLAAEMAKNL, encoded by the coding sequence ATGTCACGCCCCCTGATCATCACCATGGGCGACCCGACCGGAGTCGGCCCGGAAATCATCGTCAAGGCCCTCCTTGCCGGGGCCTTCGACCCGCTTGCCCGGCCGCTGCTGGTGGCCGGGGATCCGGGCTGCCTGCAGCGCGCGGCGCGGCTCTTCGGGGTAGCGGCGGAGCTGACGGTGGGCGACCTGGCCAGCCACCGGCTCCACCTCGGCTCGCGTCAGCTGGACATCGAGGCGCTCTCCACCCTGCCGGCCGAAAACCTGGTCTACGGCCAGCCCGATGCCGCCTGCGGCCGGGCGATGGTCGACTACATCGAATGGGCCTGCGACCGCTGCATTGCGGGGAGCGCCGCCGGCATGGTCACGGCACCGATCAGCAAGGCGGCGATCCATGCCGCCGGCTCCCCTTTCCCCGGCCATACCGAGCTTCTCGCCGACCGTTGCGGGGTCGACAAGGTGGTAATGATGCTCGCCGGCGCGCGCCTGAAGGTCTGCCTGGTCACCACCCATCTTGCCCTGAGCGCGGTGCCGGCAGCCCTCTCCCGCGCGGAGATCCTCGCCACCCTGCGCGTCACCGACGGCGACCTGCGCCGCTTCTTCGGTCTCGCCCAGCCACGGCTGGCGGTGCTGGCCCTCAACCCCCACGCCGGCGAGGGGGGGCTCTTCGGAGACGAGGAAGCGCGCCTGATCCGGCCGGCGATTGCCGCGGCGCAGGAGGCAGGGATTGCCGCCACCGGACCCCACAGCGCCGACACCCTGTTCCACTTCGCGGTGCAGCAGCAGGCCTGTGACGCGGTGATCTGCATGTATCACGATCAGGGTCTGATTCCGCTGAAGCTCCTGCACTTCGAGGACGCCGTCAACGTTACCCTCGGCCTTCCCATCGTCCGCACCAGCGTCGATCACGGCACTGCCTACGATCTGGCCGGCAGCGGCCGGGCGAGCAGAGCAAGCCTGGTGGCAGCGGTGAAGCTGGCGGCGGAAATGGCCAAAAATCTGTAG
- a CDS encoding universal stress protein, whose amino-acid sequence MERKVLVPVNESDACARTIAGIIGRRDRFPGPLTLLHVVDIDKLAYRMIPDFQVEMIRERALKAGEQVVARWSRSLEAGGIATISRVETGSPRNDICRIANDEAFDLLIIGRRGMGEIRDVLFGSVANHVLHQVRCPVLLF is encoded by the coding sequence ATGGAACGCAAGGTCCTCGTCCCTGTCAACGAATCGGATGCCTGTGCCCGGACGATCGCCGGCATTATCGGCCGCCGCGACCGTTTTCCCGGTCCGCTGACCCTGCTGCACGTGGTCGATATCGACAAGCTCGCCTACCGGATGATTCCCGACTTCCAGGTCGAGATGATCAGGGAGCGGGCGCTTAAAGCCGGGGAACAGGTCGTCGCCAGGTGGAGCCGGAGCCTGGAGGCGGGTGGCATCGCGACCATCTCCCGGGTCGAAACCGGCAGCCCGCGCAACGACATCTGCCGCATCGCCAACGATGAAGCCTTTGACCTGCTGATTATCGGCCGACGCGGCATGGGTGAGATCCGCGACGTCCTCTTCGGCTCCGTCGCCAACCATGTCCTGCACCAGGTCCGCTGCCCGGTCCTCCTCTTCTAG